The DNA region cggtatcttccctggaagcataagatgttgaagatgagtactcgagagcaatgccaggtaagtaatcaggtaaggggttccaggcaatcagttcctggctggaagcttgattctaagtgctgactgattgctctctttctccttgtcttgcaggtaagaacaaggccaaaggaaaagacagggaaaaagcatgatatgggatactcttgcttttaaccctgatgatatgagatattcttgctctagtatagcttgtttacagaggtattatcggggggaaaaaaagctgaatatttcgaaaggctttgttgggagtgccctctcagataagagaaagggttgagcatttttgcaggtctgcctgtccgttagggatggaagtcgacatatataggagtctccctaacatcaagtaataatgctattcctttaccctgcttggttatagcacggtagtgggagctgccagcttcacatgttttaactctgtcagagcactttgaaaaagtggtttgtggtatctggaaagctgatgttgcgtgtgaagattacagacctgtcgggggtctggctctcgagattcggaaaatgatgcctcttcgatttttgagaaagcaatcctgctgggggtctggctctcgagattcggagagcggtgtctcttcgatttttgagaaagtaatcatgttgggagtctgtctctcgagattcagaggacggtgcctcttcgattttggagcaagcaatcttgttgggagtgttttctcgaatgagagtaaaggttgggcatgtttgctagtctaccttgccacgaagcacagaggttgacacacagggactttccaattatccagcagtggtactgttcctttaccctctcttcgatttttgagaaagtaatcatgttgggagtctggctctcgagattcggagggcggtgcctcttcgattttggagcaagcaatcttgttaggagtgttttctcgaatgtgagtaaaggttgggcatgtttgctagtctaccttgccacgaagcacagaggttgacacaccgggactttccaattatccagcagtgatactgttcctttacccttgtgggtaatactatggtagctagaccttcaaaatttatgtgtctaaactttgttagtgttgtttctttgcaattcttttacccttcttggtcagagcggtgtagtgggagctgcaagcttcacgtgtctcaactttgtcagagaactttggcaaagttatctgtggtacccatgagctactgttgcgtgtgggaagtgggtgattgaacagtacgattcatgtgctttctacttcgccagaaatcttcgacagaatgcccataatttccgcaaagctgagtgtgcgtgtgataggtgctgacaaggctggaaaagtaggtgcctcttcgatttctgaaatcggccctcgtggtctctgagcagcccagcttttgagaaagcaagcctcttcgatttctgagatcggcctttgtggtctttgagcagcccagcttttgagaatctctgagcagcccagcttttgagaaagcaaacgcctcttcgatttctgagcaggcgcctcttcgatttctgaagcttcatcgagtgcagatttttataggggctgacattaagttccaaagcacacttgaatatccaccagtagaagctccattcttgcacttctaagatcttgatttgtccgacctcttatctcttcaacacctttgaaaatgtctagcccctccgaccgtcgttttgacttgaaccttgttgaagaggcagccccgccttctccagacaacatatggcgcccatccttcgtctcccctactggtcctcttaccgttggggattccgtgatgaagaatgatatgaccgctgcggtagtggccaggaaccttctcactcccaaagataacagactactttccaaacggtctgatgagttgtctgttaaggattctctggctctcagtgttcagtgtgcaggttctgtgtctaatatggcccaacgcctatttgctcgaacccgccaagttgaatcattggcggctgaagtgatgagtctcaaacaggagattagagggctcaagcatgagaataaacagttgcaccggctcgcacatgactatgctacaaacatgaagaggaagcttgaccagatgaaggaatctgatggtcaggttttacttgatcatcagagatttgtgggtttgttccaaaggcatttattgccttcgtcttctggggctgtaccgcgtaatgaagctccaaatgatcaatctctgatgcctcctccttctagggttttgtccaatactgaggctccgaatgatccccctccggtgccttctctttctggggctctaccgactgctgagacttctcctaagcaacctttgtgaaggctccctcttgtttgtttattttgactcaagtatatgtacatatttgtaacttatcggggatatcaataaataagctttccttcatttcaacgtattgtgttaaatacaccaaagccttattcgctaagttctttgaattttcttttgttgaagcttgtatgttgaagctttgtgagtggagcatataggttgaggtagtgttcccttaatttcccgagtgaggaaaacttctcggttggagacttggaaaatccaagtcactgagtgggatcggctatatgaatcttagaacgccattgtgttctgtcctgtgtcatgtcctccgttagatccaagtactctaagtcttttcttagggtctcttccaaagttttcctaggtcttcctctgccccttcggccctgaacctctgtcccatagtcgcatcttctaatcggagcgtcagtaggcattctttgcacatgtccaaaccaccgtaaccgattttctctcatctttccttcaatttcggctactcctactttaccccggatatcctcattcctaatcttatcctttctcgtgtgcccacacatccaacgaagcatcctcatctccgctacacccattttgtgtacgtgttgatgcttcaccgcccaacattctgtgccatacagcatcgccggccttattgccgtcctataaaattttcccttgagcttcagtggcatacggcggtcacacaatacgccggatgcactcttccacttcatccatccagcttgtattctatggttgagatctccatctaattctccgttcttttgcaagatagatcctaggtaacgaaaacggtcgctctttggtatttcttgatctccgatcctcacccctaactcgttttggcctccatttgcactgaacttgcactccatatattctgtctttgatcggcttaggcgaagacctttagattccaacacttctctccaaaggttaagctttgcatttaacccttcctgagtttcatctatcaacactatatcgtctgcgaaaagcatacaccaaggaatatcaccttgaatatgtcctgttaactcatccattaccaacgcaaaaaggtaaggacttaaggatgagccttgatgtaatcctacagttatgggaaagctttcggtttgtccttcatgagttcttacggcagtctttgctccttcatacatatcctgtatagcttggatatatgctactcgtactcctttcttctctaaaatcctccaaagaatgtctcttgggaccctatcatacgctttttccaaatctataaagaccatgtgtaaatcctttttcccatctctatatctttccatcaatcttcgtaagagatagattgcctccatggttgagcgccctggcatgaacccgaattggttgtccgaaacccgtgtctcttgcctcaatctatgctcaatgactctctcccagagcttcattgtatgactcattagcttaattcccctatagttcatgcaattttgtacatcgaccttattcttgtagataggcaccaaagtgctcattcgccactcattcggcatcttcttcgttttcaaaatcctattgaaaaggtcagtgagccatgttatacctgtctctcccaaaactttccacacttcgattggtatatcgtctgggcctactgcttttctatgcttcatcttcttcaaagctacacccacttcttccttccggattctacgataaaaagagtagtttctacactcttctgagttactcaactcccctaaagaagcactcctttcatgtccttcattgaaaagattatgaaaataacctttccatctgtctttaaccgcgttctctgtagcaagaacctttccatcctcatccttgatgcacctcacttggtttaggtcctttgtcttcttttcccttgctctagcttatcaaagtacttcttttgtgtgtcccgtgtaaagttgataggagcatatgctcccaaacaactttgagtggagtcgttcgaaaagaagtttctatagcccccttgctcatttaacactgtatccgggtgccgatggagatacagcgacccttgctcacttatcactgtgctcaggccacacagcgcgccacttacgggtgacgccttagctttagcgcgatttcgttctggattcattttcataaggattcgacgtgatcatggagtgccggctgtcgactacctgacgccctccccctcctcctttatccgggcttgggaccggcaatgtaagataaacttacacggcggagttaaaagaatgtatccatagtgttaaaaaaattggtacatttcacatataacaaagtggtacattaataaagaagaatgggtacattataaataaattagggtacatataaaagattaaaaaattatgagtacaaatgaatttttaaaaaatataggcgctaaaagaaattaatacatgggtacaaaataaaactaaaaagaaaatactacaaatttaaaaaaatgttgcaaattaaaagtgggtacaaactaaaaatataaatatatgatacaaagtttaggcataaaacataaatataccatatgtaatttttctatcattgattaaatatacaatgtcacgtgacggtatacacatgggtacaaacacaaataaaactttaaaaaatatgggcacaaaaagaaactaatatatgggtacaaattaaaaatgaaaaaaaaattggtacaaactaaaaataaaaatatatgataaaaatttagccataaatataaatatactaattgtaacatttttaacactaaaggaatatattttaaaataaaaatattttattattcaaataattaatgatgttattaccaaggaccttgataaaaaattgaacatgaatagaattttaatcaatggagtagcaaaaagaaggatgtgaacctaatttctcctttttattttcttatttattaaaGGTAAATTTGATAATTTGGTGAATAAAATTGTTCAATTGGGTGTAATGGTAAATTAGATGAGTCCAAATAAAAATTTCTCATATATAATACATTACAAGGAATCATTAGTTtattggtattcctcttcactgaTAAATGAGAGGTGTTATGTTTGAATCTAAAAAATAATGAGTTCACAACTAATTTGTTTTCCTACCCCATAATGCAAATATAGGCTGACTCATTagctaaaaatgaaaataaagacaGACGAAAATATATTGTAAATAGACATAAACTGATGACAAAAATACGTTATCACACTTTTGttctaaaaacaaatacaaCACAAGGAGAAAAAACATGTATAAAGGAGTATAATAATATGACGTGAAAGAACGATAATAACGTTATATGTCTACAACCCAAGTTGtgttatatttaattataattaagtaTGGTTATATCTTATTTCATGTGGACGCTATATGGGATTTAACATTTCTTGGTTCTTTATTAGTTTTGATGGTTGCAGCGAACCTAAGATGTTGTTGAACTGATCTATCCGAACAAAGATATAGattgatttattttcttctttcttgcaAACAGTGTTCTGGCATTAAGGAAAATAGGAAAAGGGATTCCCGGATTCCTTTCCACCTAATCTTCCTAATCTTCCTAAGACATCTAGTCCGGAATTCgaatcattaaaatttgatctaacggctaccgTTATTATCACTTTTAAAGAACTCCCTATTTATAATCGCTGGATTCTAGACTAGGTGGATTATCCCTTTCCGGAAAATAGAAAGCGGAAGAGTATAAAAGTAGTGTTAAATTGTTAACCTAAGTACAAATAGGATTCCAGCAGGTAGATTAGATAGATACATCACTATTTCCATCTAAATTTTCTGCAGAGAAAGACTGAAAGATTCTCTGAGGTTCTTCGATAAGAAGgtggattgtttgccctcccatttccatactcttctcATCTTGTTctgtttgtatggtcacggttaaaccacgtcaatattttatattgatttttttataaaaataataaaacaaaaaataatatgaatataaaatgttgacgtgacttaactgtgacTACATAAAACAGGAAAGAATGAGACAAATATGGAAAtaggagggtagacaatccactCCCTTCAATAATAACCCCAGATCATTTTTTCTGATATTTTATGTCAATTTGTTGACCTAGTCAAACATTGCTActctaaaatatttattttcaaatatCTATTCATCATAGACTCATGGtttaattttggataaaaaaaaaacaaagaaactagGTAGTTTATTAACTTACCATGGCATAATTAAACCTAACCATGGGATTAATATTCTAAATAGAAATGTTATATTATGATTTAGCAGTATTCATCTTCATATATAAGTGAGAGGtgttagattttatttttgtcaatgataaatttgaattatattattattaatccATTATGAGACTAATCATATATTTTCTCTCTATTaaagtaaataatattgtttgttaaaatttaaaaaataaagagtTTTGACATAACAATAATTAGCTCAAATGCTTtggacttttatttattttgcttggctttttattttttatttttaatatttcaatgggttttttaaaaggaaaactaatgaaaaaagtttaaaaactttgagttttaacgataatgacaaaataaagggtaaagtgaataatacaatgattgattttttagtataaaatgtaatttttcgttaaaatgaacaataccacatacttttggttaaaactcTCTTTTTTTAAAAGTgacggtggtgatggtggttctCGAACCTTTTATAGTACCATTCAACAGCCATCATCCCTGATTCGGTTGCTTGCCCACCTCataatatccaaaaaaaaaaaactaaattaatttaattttaacttaattaaatattatataattCTTTACATGTTGCTAAACCTCATATCTCCATTTCTTCGTTTCACACTGTGAATCAAAACCaccacttctctctctctctctctctctctctctctcagacatGGGTTATGGCTGCCCCACCTTGATCTTTTGAATGGAACCTCGAACAGAGAAGCAGCTTCTCTTTTGGGGAAGGGAAAAGGCTGGAGAACAACCCctgttcctctctctctctctctctctctctctttctctctcgtcTTCTGTATATTCAAACCCTAATTGACCTTTAACCCAAAAATagtaaaaagaagaagaagggattgGATCTCCGACAACACTAATAGCTTTCCGTTCTTTCTGCAACAGTCTCTTTCTGCAACCATCAATTTTCATGATCCGTGTCTGCATCCGTGGCCTTGGGTTCTTTATTATTCTCTTGTTCACGCACGCACACGGCATACCCTTTTGCAGCTCCAGGACAAACCACCTACCAAGCTTTGTCCTCTCCTCTCCTTTCAGATCTCAGTTCGGCTTTCATTAATTCCAGCAGGCATGCATCCATATGGCTTCTTGTACGCTTGTAGTGGTACTTTCTCAACAGCTTAgttcacctctctctctctctctctctctctgtaccTTGTTTGTTTGGTAGCTTGCTCTTCTTAAATGAGTTTGTATTTTAAGTAACCAAATATCTCTCTACTCCTTCATATCTTTGTCCCTCCGGTTCGTctttccatttctctctctctttctctcgcaTGGATTCTGGCAACAGTGGGAGTATGCAATCCTCCAGCGGCGGCGATGACGAGTACGATTCGCGCGCCGAGTCAATCTCCGCCGTGCTCAGTAACCCACCGAGTCAACTCGGTCCCATGTCTAACCCACCACCacatcaccatcaccaccaccaacaaATGGACCCTCTATCAAACATGTTCGATCCGTTATCATCCAGGCTCACCAACCCAAATCCGCTCCTCAATTTCGACATGATGTGGTCCAAAACCTTAAGATCCGATCCCAATCCCACCGATCTAGCCGGTCTCAGCCAACCCTTATTGACCAGTCCCTGTATTAACCAATTAGGACAAAGCAGAGGCGGCGCAGCCGCCGCCGGAGGAGGAGGCGTGTCGTCTACTTTTGCGGCGCTTCAGATTCCACAAGACAATCAAAACGTTTCCGCCTCTTTTTCAGCTCCCAACAACCAAACCCACAACAACGGTGTTGTGCGGAATCCGAAAAAGAGGTCGAGAGCGTCGAGGCGAGCACCAACGACGGTGCTGACAACGGACACCACAAATTTCAGAGCCATGGTTCAGGAATTTACAGGTATCCCTGctcctccattttcttcttcctcaccttTCGCGAGGAGCAGATTGGACCTTTTTGGCAGTGCTGCTGCTGCCTCTTCATTGATGAGATCAGCAggaggcggaggaggaggagggggtcTGGGTTTGGACGCTCCTCCTCCATACCTTTTGAGGCCTTTTGCGCAAAAAGTGACGCACCAACCACCATCTTCATTGCTTGATCCTATTAATTCATCCTCCACAAATCACAATCTCCTCAATGtgcaaaaccaaaacccttcatcatcatcatcttcttcacaAGTTCTCAATTTCCAATCCCTTTTTCAGTCCCAACAACAAAGTCCTAAATACCCATTAATGTCCGTTACTTCACCACCTCATCATCATCAAGCAGGCTCTTTGGGGGGTCCTCCTCATCAACATTTTGGTTTGACTCATCCGCAGCAGCAGCAGGTTAATGTTAATGCGCTTTCCAACAACATCGTATCTTCCTCGGACGCCGCGCTTTCCAGGCACGACACTGGTAATGGTCCAAGCTGGGGTACTGACAAAACAGGGTCCAACAAGAACATTGACAACAGCAACAATATCGTTGATCATCAAAGACTAATGAGTTCTATCAATGGCAATTACGGCAATGGGAAACTCAACTACTCGGCTGCTGGTCCTTCGTCGAATATTGTACTTCATGCCGGCAGTG from Malus domestica chromosome 01, GDT2T_hap1 includes:
- the LOC103432654 gene encoding uncharacterized protein, with protein sequence MDSGNSGSMQSSSGGDDEYDSRAESISAVLSNPPSQLGPMSNPPPHHHHHHQQMDPLSNMFDPLSSRLTNPNPLLNFDMMWSKTLRSDPNPTDLAGLSQPLLTSPCINQLGQSRGGAAAAGGGGVSSTFAALQIPQDNQNVSASFSAPNNQTHNNGVVRNPKKRSRASRRAPTTVLTTDTTNFRAMVQEFTGIPAPPFSSSSPFARSRLDLFGSAAAASSLMRSAGGGGGGGGLGLDAPPPYLLRPFAQKVTHQPPSSLLDPINSSSTNHNLLNVQNQNPSSSSSSSQVLNFQSLFQSQQQSPKYPLMSVTSPPHHHQAGSLGGPPHQHFGLTHPQQQQVNVNALSNNIVSSSDAALSRHDTGNGPSWGTDKTGSNKNIDNSNNIVDHQRLMSSINGNYGNGKLNYSAAGPSSNIVLHAGSVPSSTTAAATTTTPRSEGMVESWICSSD